A stretch of the Vigna radiata var. radiata cultivar VC1973A chromosome 7, Vradiata_ver6, whole genome shotgun sequence genome encodes the following:
- the LOC106768156 gene encoding RNA polymerase II C-terminal domain phosphatase-like 1 yields the protein MYKSVVYQGELVLGEVEVYPEENNYKNFHVKEIRISHFSQPSERCPPLAVLHTVTSCGVCFKMESKTQQQDGLFHLHSLCIRENKTAVIPLGGEEIHLVAMHSRNDDRPCFWGFIVALGLYDSCLVMLNLRCLGIVFDLDETLIVANTMRSFEDRIDALQRKINSEVDPQRISGMQAEVKRYLDDKNILKQYAENDQVVDNGRVIKVQSEIVPALSDNHQPIVRPLIRLHDKNIILTRINPQIRDTSVLVRLRPAWEDLRSYLTARGRKRFEVYVCTMAERDYALEMWRLLDPDSNLINSKELLGRIVCVKSGLKKSLFNVFQDGLCHPKMALVIDDRLKVWDEKDQPRVHVVPAFAPYYAPQAEASNTIPVLCVARNVACNVRGGFFKDFDDGLLQKIPQVAYEDDIKDIPTPPDVSNYLVSEDDGSSAISNGNRDPFLFDGMADAEVERKLKDALSAASTIPVTTANLDPRLTSLQYTMSSGSVPPPTAQASMLPFTHVQFPQPAALVKPMGQAAPSESSLHGSPAREEGEVPESELDPDTRRRLLILQHGQDTRDHASTEPTYPIRHPMPVSAPRVSSRGGWFPAEEDIGSQPLNRVVPKEFSVDSGPLGIEKHRPHHPSFFSKVESSISSDRILHDSHQRLPKEMYHRDDRPRSNHMLSSYRSLSGDELPFSRSSSSHRDLDSESGNSGFHADPPVVVLQEIALKCGTKVEFMSSLVASAELQFSIEAWFSGKKIGHGFGRTRKEAQHKAAEDSIKHLADIYLSSAKDEPGSTYGDVGGFPNSNDNGYMVIASSLSNQSLAKEDSASFSIASDASRVLDPRLEVSKRPMGSISALKELCMMEGLGVNFLSAPAPVSTNSLQKDEVHAQVEIDGKVFGKGIGLTWDEAKMQAAEKALGSLRSKLGQSIQKRQSSPRSHQGFSNKRLKQEYPRTMQRIPSSTRYPRNAPPIP from the exons ATGTATAAATCGGTGGTGTACCAGGGGGAGTTGGTGTTGGGTGAGGTAGAGGTATACCCGGAAGAGAACAACTACAAGAACTTCCATGTGAAGGAAATCAGAATAAGCCACTTCTCGCAACCAAGTGAGAGGTGTCCCCCACTTGCTGTGCTTCACACTGTTACCTCATGTGGTGTTTGCTTCAAAATGGAGTCAAAGACTCAGCAGCAGGACGGCCTCTTTCACTTGCACTCCTTGTGTATCAGAGAGAACAAG ACTGCTGTAATTCCACTAGGTGGGGAAGAAATACATTTGGTTGCTATGCATTCACGAAATGATGATAGACCATGCTTTTGGGGATTTATTGTTGCTTTGGGACTTTATGATTCATGCCTCGTTATGCTAAATCTTAGATGTTTGGGTATAGTGTTTGATCTGGATGAAACACTTATCGTAGCAAACACAATGCGGTCATTTGAGGATAGAATTGATGCACTccagagaaaaataaattctgaGGTAGATCCACAACGAATTTCTGGCATGCAGGCAGAGGTCAAGCGGTACTTAGATGATAAGAATATATTGAAGCAATATGCGGAAAATGATCAAGTTGTTGATAATGGGAGAGTGATAAAAGTTCAATCTGAGATTGTCCCGGCATTATCTGACAATCATCAGCCTATAGTTCGGCCACTTATACGGTTACATGATAAAAACATTATTCTGACACGCATCAATCCACAG ATTCGAGATACAAGTGTTCTTGTGAGGTTGAGACCTGCATGGGAAGATCTTCGGAGCTACCTGACTGCAAGGGGGCGCAAGCGTTTTGAGGTTTATGTGTGCACAATGGCTGAAAGGGACTATGCACTAGAAATGTGGAGACTTCTTGATCCAGATtcaaatttgataaattctaaAGAACTGTTAGGTCGCATTGTATGTGTTAAGTCTG GTTTGAAGAAGTCATTGTTTAATGTCTTCCAAGATGGTTTATGCCATCCAAAGATGGCGTTGGTAATTGATGATCGCTTGAAAGTGTGGGATGAGAAGGATCAACCCCGAGTGCATGTTGTCCCTGCATTTGCTCCATATTATGCTCCTCAAGCGGAA GCAAGCAATACTATCCCTGTCCTGTGTGTTGCAAGAAATGTTGCTTGCAATGTTAGGGGTGGCTTCTTTAA AGATTTTGATGATGGTCTTTTACAAAAGATTCCTCAAGTTGCCTATGAAGATGATATCAAAGATATACCTACTCCTCCTGATGTGAGCAATTATCTAGTCTCAGAG GATGATGGTTCTAGTGCCATTTCCAATGGAAACAGAGATCCATTCTTGTTTGATGGCATGGCAGATGCTGAGgtagaaagaaaattgaag GATGCACTATCAGCAGCTTCAACTATACCTGTGACAACTGCTAACCTAGACCCCAGACTCACTTCTCTTCAGTACACAATGTCTTCTGGTTCAGTTCCTCCTCCAACAGCACAGGCATCTATGTTGCCATTTACCCATGTACAGTTTCCTCAACCTGCAGCACTAGTAAAGCCAATGGGTCAAGCTGCCCCTTCTGAATCTAGCTTGCATGGCTCTCCCGCCAGAGAAGAAGGTGAAGTACCTGAATCCGAATTAGATCCAGATACAAGGCGAAGGCTTCTCATATTGCAACATGGACAAGATACCAGGGATCATGCATCTACTGAGCCTACGTACCCTATCAGACATCCCATGCCAGTCTCTGCACCTCGTGTGTCATCACGAGGGGGATGGTTTCCTGCAGAAGAGGATATTGGTTCGCAGCCACTAAACCGGGTAGTGCCTAAGGAATTTTCTGTAGATTCTGGTCCATTGGGTATTGAAAAGCACCGGCCTCATCATCCGTCCTTTTTCTCTAAGGTTGAAAGTTCCATTTCATCTGATAGAATTCTCCATGATAGCCACCAAAGATTACCAAAGGAG ATGTATCATAGAGATGATCGCCCAAGATCAAACCATATGCTCTCAAGTTATCGATCTTTATCTG GTGATGAACTCCCTTTTAGTAGATCATCTTCCAGCCACAGGGATCTTGACTCTGAATCTGGCAATTCTGGTTTTCATGCGGATCCTCCAGTTGTAGTGTTACAGGAAATTGCACTGAAGTGTGGAACTAAG GTGGAATTTATGTCATCTTTGGTTGCAAGTGCAGAACTACAGTTCTCCATCGAG GCATGGTTTTCTGGAAAAAAAATTGGTCATGGATTTGGAAGAACTAGAAAGGAAGCCCAACATAAGGCTGCTGAGGATTCTATCAAGCATCTGGCGG ATATATATTTGTCTAGTGCTAAGGATGAGCCTGGTTCTACATATGGGGATGTGGGTGGGTTTCCTAATTCAAATGATAATGGTTACATGGTTATCGCCAGCTCTCTTAGTAATCAGTCATTGGCTAAAGAGGATTCAGCTTCCTTTTCAATTGCATCTGATGCATCAAGGGTTTTAGATCCTAGGTTGGAGGTCTCTAAGAGGCCAATGGGTTCAATCTCTGCCCTAAAAGAATTG TGCATGATGGAAGGTCTTGGTGTCAATTTTCTATCTGCACCTGCTCCAGTGTCAACAAATTCACTTCAGAAAGACGAAGTACATGCACAG gtGGAAATAGATGGCAAGGTCTTTGGTAAAGGTATCGGATTAACATGGGATGAAGCTAAAATGCAG GCTGCCGAGAAGGCACTAGGAAGTCTAAGGTCAAAGCTTGGCCAAAGCATTCAGAAACGTCAGAGCTCTCCCAG GTCACATCAAGGATTTTCAAATAAACGTTTGAAGCAAGAATACCCTAGAACAATGCAGCGGATTCCCTCTTCAACTCGATATCCCAGGAATGCTCCACCAATTCCTTGA